In one window of Nesterenkonia sandarakina DNA:
- a CDS encoding IclR family transcriptional regulator, which translates to MPASPYSPRPGEQYSPQASRSGAPTGGPRRMVAQKLPPASGDGRPAPTLPPDPPRPLHSPSGIGVVDKSVMIMDALEAGPASLAQLVECTGLARPTVHRLASALVHHRFLSRDVRGRYVIGSRLAELASAAGDDRLVTAAGPILLRLRDATGESSQLYRRQGDARVCVASAERPIGLRDSIPVGTQLSMKAGSAAQVLLAWEDHERLVEGLHGARFTPTVLAGVRRRGWGESLGEREAGVASVSAPVRGPSGRVLAAVSISGPIERLTRQPGRQYAGVVVQAAHQLTELVRKNPDAAEHGLGEQ; encoded by the coding sequence ATGCCAGCATCGCCCTATTCCCCCCGGCCCGGTGAGCAGTACTCCCCGCAGGCTTCCCGTTCCGGCGCCCCCACAGGCGGCCCGCGCCGGATGGTCGCGCAGAAGCTGCCTCCGGCCTCGGGGGACGGCAGACCCGCACCCACGCTGCCCCCGGACCCGCCGCGGCCGCTGCACTCCCCCTCCGGGATCGGGGTGGTGGACAAGTCGGTGATGATCATGGACGCACTCGAGGCCGGACCGGCCTCACTGGCTCAGCTGGTGGAATGCACCGGCCTGGCCCGGCCCACGGTGCACCGGCTGGCCAGCGCCCTGGTGCACCACCGTTTCCTCAGCCGGGATGTGCGCGGACGCTACGTGATCGGCTCCCGCCTGGCCGAACTGGCCTCCGCCGCCGGGGATGACCGGCTGGTCACCGCGGCCGGCCCGATCCTGCTGCGGCTGCGCGACGCCACCGGGGAGAGCTCCCAGCTCTACCGCCGGCAGGGAGACGCCCGGGTCTGCGTGGCCTCGGCCGAACGGCCGATCGGCCTGCGGGACTCCATCCCGGTGGGCACCCAGCTCTCCATGAAGGCCGGCTCCGCCGCCCAGGTGCTGCTGGCCTGGGAGGACCATGAGCGCCTGGTCGAGGGACTGCACGGCGCCCGGTTCACCCCCACGGTGCTGGCCGGGGTGCGACGCCGCGGCTGGGGCGAGTCCCTCGGGGAGCGTGAGGCCGGGGTCGCCTCGGTCTCCGCCCCGGTGCGTGGACCCTCCGGGCGGGTCCTGGCGGCCGTGTCGATCTCCGGACCGATCGAGCGGCTGACCCGGCAGCCGGGGAGGCAGTACGCCGGCGTCGTCGTCCAGGCGGCGCACCAGCTGACCGAACTTGTCCGCAAGAATCCCGATGCCGCCGAGCACGGACTGGGCGAGCAGTAG
- the leuC gene encoding 3-isopropylmalate dehydratase large subunit has translation MANTPLTLPEKVWRDHVVVAGEESDGQRSPDLLYIDLHLVHEVTSPQAFEGLRLAGRPVRRPDLTIATEDHNTPTLEIDKPIADPISRKQVDTLRANAEEFGVRIHSLGDADQGIVHVVGPQLGLTQPGMTVVCGDSHTSTHGAFGALAMGIGTSEVEHVLATQTLPLKPFKTMAITVNGSLRPGVSSKDIILAVIAEIGTGGGQGYVLEYRGSAIEELSMDARMTICNMSIEAGARAGMIAPDQTTFDFIEGRPHAPEGADWDAAVEYWKSLRTDEGARFDAEVILDADTLDPFVTWGTNPGQGVSLNGVVPAPTDFTDDVARESAERALTYMDLTPGTPMKDIRVDTVFLGSCTNSRMEDLRAAAEILAGREKDPEVRMIVVPGSAKVRLQAEAEGLDKVFKEFGAEWRFAGCSMCLGMNPDQLAPGERCASTSNRNFEGRQGKGGRTHLVSPVVAAATAIRGTLSAPADILVPA, from the coding sequence ATGGCGAACACGCCACTCACGTTGCCTGAAAAGGTCTGGCGCGACCACGTCGTCGTCGCCGGCGAAGAGTCCGACGGTCAGCGGTCTCCGGACCTGCTCTACATCGACCTGCACCTGGTCCATGAGGTCACCAGCCCGCAGGCCTTCGAAGGTCTGCGCCTGGCCGGGCGCCCGGTGCGCCGACCGGACCTGACCATCGCCACCGAGGACCACAACACTCCCACGCTGGAGATCGACAAGCCCATCGCGGACCCGATCTCGCGCAAGCAGGTCGACACGCTGCGCGCGAACGCCGAGGAGTTCGGGGTGCGGATCCACTCCCTGGGCGACGCCGATCAGGGGATCGTCCATGTGGTCGGCCCGCAGCTGGGCCTGACCCAGCCCGGGATGACCGTGGTCTGCGGGGACTCCCACACCTCCACCCACGGTGCCTTCGGCGCCCTGGCCATGGGCATCGGCACCTCTGAGGTGGAGCATGTCCTGGCCACCCAGACCCTGCCGCTGAAGCCGTTCAAGACCATGGCGATCACCGTGAACGGGTCGCTGCGCCCGGGCGTGAGCTCCAAGGACATCATCTTGGCGGTGATCGCCGAGATCGGCACCGGCGGCGGCCAGGGCTACGTGCTGGAATACCGCGGCTCCGCCATCGAGGAGCTCTCCATGGACGCGCGGATGACCATCTGCAACATGTCCATCGAGGCCGGCGCCCGGGCGGGCATGATCGCCCCGGATCAGACCACCTTCGACTTCATCGAGGGTCGCCCGCACGCCCCGGAGGGCGCCGACTGGGACGCCGCGGTCGAGTACTGGAAGTCCCTGCGCACCGACGAGGGCGCACGCTTCGACGCCGAGGTGATCCTCGACGCCGACACCCTGGACCCGTTCGTGACCTGGGGAACGAATCCCGGTCAGGGCGTGAGCCTCAACGGCGTGGTCCCTGCGCCCACCGACTTCACCGACGACGTCGCCCGGGAGTCCGCCGAGCGGGCGCTGACCTACATGGACCTCACCCCCGGCACCCCGATGAAGGACATCCGGGTGGACACCGTCTTCCTGGGCTCCTGCACCAACTCCCGGATGGAGGACCTGCGCGCCGCCGCGGAGATCCTCGCCGGCCGCGAGAAGGACCCGGAGGTCCGGATGATCGTGGTGCCCGGCTCCGCGAAGGTCCGGCTTCAGGCCGAGGCCGAGGGGCTGGACAAGGTCTTCAAGGAGTTCGGCGCCGAGTGGCGCTTCGCCGGCTGCTCGATGTGTCTGGGCATGAACCCCGATCAGCTGGCCCCGGGGGAGCGCTGCGCCTCCACCTCGAACCGCAACTTCGAGGGCCGCCAGGGCAAGGGCGGACGGACCCACCTGGTCTCCCCGGTGGTGGCCGCCGCGACCGCGATCCGCGGCACCCTCTCCGCCCCGGCGGACATCCTCGTCCCGGCCTGA
- the leuD gene encoding 3-isopropylmalate dehydratase small subunit, protein MEPITTHTGVGVPLKQSNVDTDQIIPAVYLKRITKTGFEDALFSSWRKNQDFVLNQPAYQHGSVLVAGSDFGTGSSREHAVWALKDYGFRAVISSRFADIFYGNSAKQGLLAAKVAQPDVELIWKELENNPGTEITVDLIHRTVRCGSVETSFEIDNYTRWRLLEGLDDISLTLREAPAVEAFEASRPGFKPKTLPAKV, encoded by the coding sequence ATGGAACCCATCACCACCCACACCGGCGTCGGCGTCCCGCTGAAGCAGTCGAACGTGGACACCGATCAGATCATCCCCGCGGTCTACCTCAAGCGGATCACCAAGACCGGCTTCGAGGACGCGCTGTTCTCCTCCTGGCGGAAGAACCAGGACTTCGTGCTGAACCAGCCCGCCTATCAGCATGGGTCGGTGCTCGTGGCCGGCTCCGACTTCGGGACCGGGTCCTCCCGGGAACATGCCGTCTGGGCGCTGAAGGACTACGGCTTCCGCGCCGTGATCTCATCCCGCTTCGCGGACATCTTCTACGGCAACTCCGCGAAGCAGGGCCTGCTCGCCGCGAAGGTGGCCCAGCCGGATGTGGAGCTGATCTGGAAGGAGCTGGAGAACAATCCCGGGACTGAGATCACCGTGGACCTGATCCACCGCACCGTGCGCTGCGGCTCGGTGGAGACCAGCTTCGAGATCGACAACTACACCCGGTGGCGCCTGCTCGAGGGCCTCGACGATATCTCGCTCACACTGCGCGAGGCCCCGGCCGTGGAGGCCTTCGAGGCGAGCCGCCCCGGATTCAAGCCGAAAACCCTGCCGGCAAAGGTCTGA
- the murA gene encoding UDP-N-acetylglucosamine 1-carboxyvinyltransferase: protein MAKLLTVQGGKPLEGSVHVRGAKNLVPKAMVAALLGSEPSQLRNVPAIKDVEIVTNLLQIHGVKVDADPATGDLTLDPRDSYSAAHSEIDAYAGDSRIPILFCGPLMHQHGEAFIPDLGGCRIGDRPINYHLEVLRNFGAVVDKSPTGIHISAPRGLKGAKLTLPYPSVGATEQVLLTAVLAEGITELENAAVEPEIHDLIAILQQMGAIITVYTDRTIRIEGVDRLSGYRHRAITDRNETASWASAALVTQGDIYVKGAAQRDLTAFLNTYRKIGGEFSVDDDGIRFWHAGHALKPLVLETDVHPGFMTDWQQPLVVALTQAHGVSIVHETVYENRFGFTEALQRMGASIQLHRECLGSSPCRFGQRNFLHSAVISGPAELHGAEIDVPDLRGGFSHLIAALAAKGTSKVTGIEVINRGYEHFMDKLSDLGADVVMSER from the coding sequence ATGGCCAAGCTGCTCACCGTTCAGGGTGGAAAGCCACTCGAGGGATCCGTCCACGTCCGTGGCGCGAAGAACCTCGTCCCCAAGGCCATGGTGGCCGCGCTGCTGGGCAGCGAGCCGTCCCAGCTGCGCAACGTCCCGGCGATCAAAGACGTCGAGATCGTCACCAATCTGCTCCAGATCCACGGCGTCAAGGTCGACGCCGATCCGGCCACCGGTGATCTCACGCTGGACCCGCGCGACTCCTACAGCGCCGCACATTCCGAGATCGACGCCTATGCCGGGGATTCCCGCATCCCGATCCTCTTCTGCGGCCCGCTCATGCACCAGCACGGTGAGGCGTTCATCCCGGATCTCGGCGGCTGCCGGATCGGGGACCGCCCGATCAACTACCACCTCGAGGTGCTGCGCAACTTCGGCGCCGTCGTCGACAAGTCGCCCACCGGCATCCACATCTCCGCCCCGCGCGGTCTCAAGGGCGCGAAGCTGACCCTGCCCTACCCCTCGGTGGGGGCCACCGAGCAGGTGCTGCTCACCGCAGTGCTCGCCGAAGGCATCACCGAGCTGGAGAACGCCGCGGTGGAGCCCGAGATCCACGACCTGATCGCGATCCTGCAGCAGATGGGCGCGATCATCACGGTCTACACCGACCGCACCATCCGCATCGAAGGCGTGGACCGGCTCTCCGGGTACCGCCACCGGGCCATCACCGACCGCAACGAGACCGCCTCCTGGGCCTCGGCGGCGCTGGTCACCCAGGGGGACATCTACGTCAAGGGTGCCGCCCAGCGGGACCTCACCGCGTTTTTGAACACCTACCGCAAGATCGGCGGCGAGTTCTCCGTCGACGACGACGGGATCCGCTTCTGGCACGCAGGCCACGCCCTGAAGCCGCTGGTGCTCGAGACCGACGTGCACCCGGGCTTCATGACCGACTGGCAGCAGCCGCTGGTGGTCGCGCTCACCCAGGCCCACGGGGTCTCGATCGTGCACGAGACCGTCTATGAGAACCGCTTCGGCTTCACCGAGGCGCTGCAGCGGATGGGCGCCTCCATCCAGCTGCACCGCGAGTGCCTGGGCTCCAGCCCCTGCCGCTTCGGGCAGCGCAACTTCCTGCACTCCGCGGTGATCTCCGGGCCCGCCGAGCTCCACGGCGCCGAGATCGACGTCCCGGACCTGCGCGGAGGCTTCTCCCACCTGATCGCGGCACTGGCCGCGAAGGGCACCTCCAAGGTCACCGGCATCGAGGTCATCAACCGCGGCTACGAGCACTTCATGGACAAGCTGAGCGACCTGGGTGCGGATGTCGTGATGTCCGAACGCTGA
- a CDS encoding lysophospholipid acyltransferase family protein, translated as MTDSSSDPAPVEGRGRSRRRKSTRTEPVAAVRGGSAADTVDYTVGRGTRMGFSAAAAVCVPVLNLAMGRRWNGLEKLPQGGFIAVANHVSEVDPLAVAHAVYRSGHTFHFMTKDSLFRIPVLGKVFSGLKQIPVSRDSRTDARRSLDAAKDVLAAEGAILIYPEGTLTRDPEGWPMRAKTGAARLALSTGAPLIPITHWGVQELFGTYAKLPKFFPRKRYQLTVGDPIDLSDLRSGPMTRSVLSEATERIETALTEGVAALRGEQPPEMIWDRSLRQRVPRRQTGRAPQNPTSDDEQKGPS; from the coding sequence GTGACCGATTCCAGCAGTGACCCTGCACCCGTCGAGGGCCGCGGCCGCTCACGCCGCCGCAAGTCCACGCGCACCGAGCCCGTCGCAGCAGTCCGCGGCGGCTCTGCCGCGGACACCGTGGACTACACCGTGGGTCGCGGCACCCGGATGGGCTTCTCCGCCGCCGCCGCCGTCTGTGTCCCGGTGCTGAACCTGGCCATGGGGCGGCGCTGGAACGGCCTGGAGAAGCTCCCGCAGGGCGGGTTCATCGCGGTGGCCAACCACGTCAGCGAGGTCGACCCGCTCGCCGTCGCCCACGCCGTCTACCGCAGCGGTCACACCTTCCACTTCATGACCAAGGACTCGCTGTTCCGGATCCCGGTGCTGGGCAAGGTGTTCAGCGGGCTCAAGCAGATCCCGGTCTCGCGGGACAGCCGCACCGACGCCCGCCGCTCCCTGGACGCGGCCAAGGATGTCCTGGCGGCCGAGGGTGCGATCCTGATCTACCCCGAAGGGACCCTGACCCGGGATCCCGAGGGCTGGCCGATGCGCGCGAAGACCGGGGCTGCCCGGCTCGCACTGAGCACCGGGGCCCCGCTGATCCCGATCACGCACTGGGGGGTCCAAGAGCTCTTCGGCACCTACGCGAAGCTGCCCAAGTTCTTCCCGCGCAAGCGCTACCAGCTCACCGTGGGGGACCCGATCGACCTCTCCGACCTGCGCTCCGGGCCGATGACCCGGTCCGTGCTGAGCGAGGCCACCGAACGCATCGAGACCGCGCTCACCGAAGGTGTGGCCGCGCTGCGCGGAGAGCAGCCTCCCGAGATGATCTGGGACCGCAGCCTGCGCCAGCGGGTGCCTCGCCGCCAGACGGGCCGCGCCCCGCAGAACCCCACCTCCGACGACGAGCAGAAGGGTCCCTCATGA